Within Dysosmobacter sp. Marseille-Q4140, the genomic segment GCTGGTGGCTCCCGTGGAGCAGAAGGACGGCAAGCTGGTCTGCGAGAAGATGAAGCTGGGCGAGCCCGACGAGAAGGGCCGCCGCAAGCCCGTCCCCACCGGCGAGATGGTGGAGATTCCCTGCGACACGGTCATCTCCGCCGTGGGCGAGAAGGTGGACAGCGAGATCTTTACGAAGAACGGCATCGAGGTGGACGCCAAGGGCATCCCCGCCTTCAAGACCAACATTGAAGGTGTCTACGCCGGCGGCGACGCCATGCGCGGCCCCGCCACCGTGGTGGAGGGCATCGCCGACGCCCAGTACTTCGCCAACGCCGTCATCGGCGAGGCCCACAAGTTCGCCATCCCCGCCAAGGCCGTGGCCACCCGGGCCGAGGCCATCGCCAAGAAGGGCATCCTGTGCGAGTCCGCCAAGTGCGAGGGCGACCGGTGCCTCACCTGCAACGTGGTGTGCCAGGTCTGCGCCGACGTGTGCCCCAACCGGGCCAACGTGGTCGTCGAGCTGCCGGACGGCCGCCATCAGATCCTCCACGTGGACCGGATGTGCAACGAGTGCGGCAACTGTGCCATTTTCTGCCCCTACGACTCCGCTCCCTATCGTGACAAGTTCACCCTGTTCCACGACCGCGCCGGCTTCGACGAGAGCGTGAACAACTCCGGCTTCCTGCCCCTGGGCGGCAAGAAGGTCCTGGTCCGGCTGGAGGGCAAGGTGTTCGAGGCGGACCTCGACAGCAAGAACGATCTCCCCGCCGACATCGAGGTGTTCATCTACACTGTGCTGACCAAGTACAACTATCTGCTTGGCTGATAACCCGCCAAAAAGGTCCGGGGCCGCAACGGCCCCGGACCTTTTCTGTCTGCCGGCGTCTATTTTTTCCTGCCGAAGCGGCGGCCCATGTACCGGGGATTGACCCACTGGACGTAGAACAGGCACAGGATCAGATTCAACGCCAGCCCAACCAGGCCAATGCCCCCATCCGCCGTCAGCAATCCGATGCACAGCTGCCCAGTGCAGTAGCCCAGCTCGATCAGGCTGTTCCTCCGCCGCCGGACCGGATCCTTTTCCTTCATCAGGTTCCAGGCCATCCAGGCAGAGGCCAGCACCAGCGGCACCAGGGAAAACCAGAAGGCGCCCCGGTAGTCCTCCCGCCCCTGGCGTATCCACCACAGGCACTGGGCAGTGCTGTACACCAGCCCCGCCTGGGCGGCGATGGGCAGCAGTGTGAGATTGCTCTGCAAAACCGGGTTCTTTTCCACAGCCCGCCGCAGCCGGGACCGCAGGATCATCCACAGTCCCACCGCCGCCGTCACCAGACACAGGGCAAACAGCCACTCCAGACGGTGGACCTTCAGGAATCCAGACAGGCCCGCGTAGGACCGGACCCAGGCCGCCCCCAGGGGGGCCTCGGTGTACACCGCCGGGAACACGGAGCTGAGAATGCCCATCAGCAGCAGTCCCAGCAGGGACAGCCCCGCCAACGCACCTCCGCCGATGATCCAGGCCAGGGACCGGGCCTTTCCCGCGGCGGCCGGGGCCGGGCCCGCCTGGGCCTCCCAGTCCTGCTCCTCATCCAGCAGCCAGTCCACGCTGACGCCGAAGTACCGGGCGCAGGGCAGGAGCTTGGCCCCATCCGGCAGGGCGGTCCCCTGCTCCCAGCGGCTCACCGCCTGGCGGCTCACGCCCAGCGCCTCCGCCAGGGCCTCCTGGCTCAATCCCTCCCGCTTGCGCAGGCGGATCAGCTTCTCGGAAAACGTCATGTCGTATCCTCCTTTTCGCCTCCCATCCTAGCAGAAACCGCCGGGAAAGTCCACCGCGCGGTCCTGACACGGCCGCAACCAAACGCAACATCGCCGCTCTTTCTGAAATTTTCTGTCCCCTCTTGCAGCATTTTCCGCCTCTCCGGGGTATTCTCCACAGAAGGATGTGATCACATGCCCGATACCACCGGCGCGGTGGACCGCTGGGGCCCGGCGGTCTACCGCCTGGCCTGCGCCGTCACCGGCAGCCGCAGCGACGCCGACGACGTGTTCCAGGAGGTCTTTCTCCGCTATCACCGCGCCGCCCCGGACTTTGAGAGCGAGACCCACGAAAAGGCCTGGCTGCTGCGGGTCACCGTCAACCGCTGCAAGAGCCTGCTGGCCTCCCCCTGGCGAAAACGCAGCATACCGCTGGAGGACGTATACGCCTGCCCGGGGCCGGAGGCGTCCGCAGTGGCGGAGGCCCTGGCGGCTCTGCCGCCAGGGGACCGGACGCTGCTGCACCTCTACTACTACGAGGGCTACCGGACGGAAGAGATCGCCCGGCTGTTGGGCCGGAACGGCGCCACCGTCCGCAGCCAGCTGACCCGGGCCCGGCAGAAGCTGGGCCGTCTGCTGAAGGAGGAACCATGAATTTTTCAGAAGTCTATACCCACATGAATGAGCCGCTCCTCCCCTCCCCCGCCCTGGTGGAGCGGACCCTGGCGAAGGTGCAGCGGCGCCGCCGTCCCTGGCGGCGGGCGGCCGCGGCGGCTCTGGCCGCCGCTTTGCTCCTGGTCACCCCCACTCTGGCAGTGCGGACGGAGGGAGGCTACGAGCTGCTCTATCA encodes:
- a CDS encoding helix-turn-helix transcriptional regulator gives rise to the protein MTFSEKLIRLRKREGLSQEALAEALGVSRQAVSRWEQGTALPDGAKLLPCARYFGVSVDWLLDEEQDWEAQAGPAPAAAGKARSLAWIIGGGALAGLSLLGLLLMGILSSVFPAVYTEAPLGAAWVRSYAGLSGFLKVHRLEWLFALCLVTAAVGLWMILRSRLRRAVEKNPVLQSNLTLLPIAAQAGLVYSTAQCLWWIRQGREDYRGAFWFSLVPLVLASAWMAWNLMKEKDPVRRRRNSLIELGYCTGQLCIGLLTADGGIGLVGLALNLILCLFYVQWVNPRYMGRRFGRKK
- a CDS encoding RNA polymerase sigma factor, which produces MPDTTGAVDRWGPAVYRLACAVTGSRSDADDVFQEVFLRYHRAAPDFESETHEKAWLLRVTVNRCKSLLASPWRKRSIPLEDVYACPGPEASAVAEALAALPPGDRTLLHLYYYEGYRTEEIARLLGRNGATVRSQLTRARQKLGRLLKEEP